In Populus nigra chromosome 1, ddPopNigr1.1, whole genome shotgun sequence, one genomic interval encodes:
- the LOC133702490 gene encoding indole-3-acetic acid-amido synthetase GH3.6, which produces MPEAPKNTLKTSDYNLAEKNKISLQFIEDVTSNADEVQKKVLEEILSRNAHVEYLLRHGLNGQTNRETFKKAVPVITYEDIQPDINRIANGDTSQILCSKPISEFLTSSGTSGGERKLMPTIEEELGRRSLLYSLLMPVMTQFVPGLEKGKGMYFLFIKSEAKTPGGLVARPVLTSYYKSTHFKDRPYDPYTNYTSPNETILCPDSYQSMYSQMLCGLCQHKEVLRVGAVFASGFIRAIRFLEKHWKLLANDIRTGIIDPQITDPSVREAVMKILKSDPKLADFIEAECSKESWQGIITRLWPNTKYVDVIVTGTMSQYIPTLDYYSNGLPLVCTMYASSECYFGVNLNPICKPSEVSYTLIPTMAYFEFLPVHRNNGVINSVSMPKSLNEKEQQELVDLVDVKLDQEYELVVTTYAGLYRYRVGDVLRVVGFKNKAPRFSFICRKNVVLSIDSDKTDEVELQSAVKNAVNHLIPFDATLAEYTSYADTTTIPGHYVLFWELSLNGSTPIPPSVFEDCCLTIEESLNSVYRQGRASDKSIGPLEIKIVEPGTFDKLMDYAISLGASINQYKTPRCVKFAPIVELLNSRVVTCYFSPKCPKWAPGHKQWSKN; this is translated from the exons ATGCCTGAGGCaccaaaaaacactttgaaaaccTCTGATTACAACCTCGCTGAGAAGAACAAGATATCTCTTCAGTTCATTGAAGATGTTACCTCAAACGCTGATGAGGTCCAAAAGAAGGTTCTTGAAGAAATTCTCTCTCGCAATGCTCATGTTGAGTATTTGCTAAGGCATGGCCTTAATGGACAAACTAACCGCGAGACTTTCAAGAAAGCCGTGCCTGTGATTACCTATGAGGACATCCAGCCTGATATCAACCGTATTGCCAATGGTGATACTTCACAGATTCTCTGCTCAAAGCCCATTTCAGAGTTTTTGACGAG CTCTGGGACCTCAGGAGGGGAAAGAAAGTTGATGCCAACAATTGAGGAGGAGCTAGGGAGGAGATCACTGCTATATAGCCTGTTGATGCCTGTTATGACTCAGTTTGTTCCTGGCCTAGAAAAAGGCAAAGGAATGTACTTTTTGTTCATAAAATCTGAGGCTAAGACACCTGGTGGACTTGTGGCTAGGCCAGTTCTCACTAGTTACTACAAAAGCACCCATTTTAAGGATAGGCCTTATGACCCTTACACCAACTACACAAGCCCAAATGAAACCATTCTTTGCCCAGACTCTTACCAATCCATGTACTCCCAAATGCTTTGTGGCCTTTGCCAACACAAAGAAGTCCTCCGGGTTGGTGCTGTTTTTGCTTCTGGTTTTATTCGAGCAATCCGTTTCCTGGAAAAACATTGGAAACTTCTTGCCAATGATATCAGAACTGGCATAATTGACCCCCAAATCACCGATCCTTCTGTCCGAGAAGCAGTCATGAAAATCCTCAAATCTGATCCAAAACTTGCGGATTTTATCGAGGCTGAATGCAGCAAGGAATCTTGGCAAGGAATCATAACAAGGTTGTGGCCCAACACCAAGTATGTAGATGTTATTGTGACAGGCACCATGTCACAATATATTCCAACTCTTGATTACTACAGCAATGGGCTGCCTTTGGTCTGCACCATGTACGCATCCTCTGAGTGCTACTTTGGTGTTAATCTTAATCCTATTTGCAAGCCAAGTGAAGTGTCTTACACTCTCATCCCCACCATGGCCTACTTTGAGTTCTTACCAGTCCATAGAAATAATGGGGTCATTAATTCAGTTTCCATGCCTAAATCGCTCAATGAGAAGGAGCAACAAGAATTGGTTGATCTAGTGGATGTCAAGCTTGACCAGGAATATGAGCTTGTGGTCACAACTTATGCAG GTCTCTATCGCTATAGGGTTGGTGATGTGTTGAGAGTGGTTGGGTTCAAGAACAAGGCGCCCCGATTCAGCTTCATATGCAGGAAAAATGTAGTCTTGAGCATTGATTCTGACAAAACTGACGAGGTTGAACTGCAAAGTGCAGTAAAGAATGCTGTGAACCATTTGATCCCGTTCGATGCAACACTAGCCGAGTACACCAGCTATGCAGACACCACTACCATTCCAGGCCACTATGTGTTGTTTTGGGAGCTTAGCCTCAATGGATCAACCCCAATTCCTCCCTCAGTCTTTGAGGATTGTTGCTTGACCATTGAAGAGTCGCTTAACAGTGTATATCGCCAAGGACGTGCGTCTGATAAGTCAATTGGGCCACTCGAGATCAAGATTGTGGAGCCAGGGACTTTCGATAAGCTTATGGACTATGCCATCAGCTTAGGGGCATCAATTAACCAGTACAAGACCCCGAGGTGTGTCAAATTTGCACCCATTGTTGAGCTCTTGAACTCAAGGGTTGTGACTTGTTATTTCAGTCCGAAGTGCCCTAAATGGGCCCCTGGACACAAGCAATGGAGCAAGAATTGA